The window ATGAGACAGGCAGGGATGCAGACAGCTATATATATAGACCCACAGGTCAACAGATCAGTATCATTGACTTGACAACCCATCATCACTCTCTTTAACTCAGCCTTCATCGGAGGACGCTCTTTCTTTACAGAACAATCTCCTGCATTTTTGTTGAAGTTACCGGTCCATTATGTCTTCGTGGTGTGGTTCACTGTGTCTACTGGTCCTACTGGGAGTTGCCTTGGTGTCTGGGAGTCCTTGCCAGTTTGTTTCTGAGAACATGCAACAAACCCACGAATCCATCGCTGATGTGCTGGTGAGTTTACCTGGGGTGTCCCACAGGGCTCAATTTTAGATCCTCTAGTTTTCTCTGCAGCTTAGCCTCTGCTTGTCATTGAAGGGTTTGAATGCCATTCAGGTTTATTTAAGGAACCTGTCTTTTAAGATTACACAGAAGTTGACATATGATTTCTCATGAAGGGATTTGTGCACAAATTGTaagttgtaaaaaaagtatttttaaagtgGTTTTTACACTCTACTACAAGGCCTTTATGACCTTCTTCAAATGACAGATTCACACTTgataaaaatcacaaacatCCTCTACACTAATATATGCtacttcatttatatattttttaataacaaattgCCAGTTTCGTTATGTGCATGTATTACTCACACTAATAATGTATTAACCCAAACAAATCATGTTGAGGATTGATGTTTCAGATCTCAAAAAGGTTGAATTGAAACCATTAGTTTAGTGTTTCTGTGGTTGTCAACAGCTCAAAAGGGACCAAACTATCACTGTAACATTTCTACAGGGACTGATAGACATTTATACCTGCTGATTATATCTATATCTCAACTTCATATTTCTTATTCATTGATTACAATAAGAAACTTGTTACAATTAGAACCATATCTTCCTAATTGCATAATATAACcaaattttctcttttttaaatctttccgTAAAACTTGAAAGTGATACttaatgaaaatgcacaaaatctgaaaaaacattattttatattctaatgGTACTGAACTTATCACAGAGGGTTAAATGTTGAATCACATTGGGTGTCCTGGGAATAATGGTGAATGCAGCTGGGCAAATCTTTGGAAAATTGGAACATTTTGGATGCTGGTACCATTATAGTACCTTATTTGAATATAAATCTTTATACACCTGATTTTTCTGTATAgaattacataaatacatttaaaaaaaacaataaagaaagtaaaacacagaataaatgtaaataaaacaaaagaatactGTTTGTGTTAACTGCCAAATTCCAGTATTTGACCGTTTCCAGATGCTACAGGTACTATAACAACATAGTTTCAGTCTCAGTGAATGATTGTATTGTACTGGTTAACCCTTGAAAAGGAATAGAAGTATTCAAAtgtgtttcttatttgttttatagAAATTGAAGGAGCAGGAGATCGGCAGTAATCCTCTCTTCAGTTCTGTCATAAAGAGCATCAACACCTCCTGCCAGGTAAACAAAAACTTACTCACACACTCTCTACTATCTCTACTGTTCTTCTATTAGTATTAATATCTTCACTCAAACATTTTTAGGAAACCATGTGTCACCACATCTGGTGATTTTTGATGTAAATTGAAGGGTCAAGTGTTCCTTTATAGGCTGTGAAAAGTTTACAAAGCAGATATACGTGGTTTTTACAGGTCACCAACACTATGTGGCCTCAAACTAAGGCacgcaataataaaaaaatattgagtGTTAACAAGATTCCGTTTAACGAGACAAAGACGAATCCTTGAAAGGGAAAAAGAATAGGACCCAGGATTGAGCCCTGAGGGACTCCAAACCTGACTGTGGACAATGACGTTTTCATAGAACATATATGGGCTGTATATATGATTTGATATCACATATAAGTTtacatattcatttatattgtaAAACACTTAACTATCTGGAAAATCccattaaatacaattttgtatGAATAGAATATCCACACAGGAATGTTCGATTTTgtggagtttaataccagaaATATCAAAGTATCGAAATTATgcaaaatcatataaaaatccAATATTGCCATGAAACAGTAGCGTTCATTAACTTCTTAAAGTCGcgttatatacagtatatggtaTATCACATCCTCATATTGGACAAAAGTATATCACATTTTAGACTTTTTGGACAAATCTGACCTTCTAGATTTTGTCCAAAAATCCAAGCTTAACGCAGGAGTTTCTGTTAGAAAACtaaagttgattttatttactctttttgtAATTATCACAACAAGACAGGATCATTTTAGTCCATTCGTACCCACTCTTAAcacttccctcctctcctcctcagagaAAAGTTCACGTGATGAACGCCACTCTGAACGTCTACACTCGAATCTTCTCCAGCATCCTGCAGAACAACCAGCACCATGACGGGACCAGGACCTCTCTGCTGGATGGGCTGCAGTCCGACAGCGAAAGGTCTGGCGTGAAGTCGGCCTTGACGGAGTATCAGCACAAGATTGAGGAGCTGAGGAGACACCTGGGCCAGGTGAACcaggacagagaggatgtgCTCAGCAAGCTGAAAAAAATAGAGGTGAGTGTCTGTTTTGTTGAATTAACAGCATTTAAGGTCGGACAGCTGATATTAAGACCTTCATATTATCATGACAGAGCTGTTGTTGAGTTGGCGGGGTCACATGACGAGTTCAGGCTCCACTTTCTCTTAGTCACAATGTCTGTGATCTTTCGACTGatgatttagttttgtttctgtcGCTTTTTTCTGAATAAATGGAAGCTTTCGATATAAAGTCAGTGGGTGTGTAGAGTGGCACATAATGCTCAGTGGTGGGAAAGGATGCCGTGCCTATATTCATAGTCTATATTCTTTTCTCAATGTCATAAGAtctcatgaaaagaccaaaaacaacaatgttttttattttattttatttattttatttaattaactgtCTCTCTTTGCAGGTGGACGACCCCTTGGTTCAGAAAAGGGCTCTGGCTCAGTTTAAAGAGGTCTACCAGGCGGcctctctgattggctccaCCCGATGTGGACACGCCCACTCCTCCTCTGCTGAATGACGGCGATGATGTCACCATCATCAATACCTCTGACTGAATAAGGGTGCTGGGAatttgtttccatgacaactaaTTGTTTCTCATTAGCATAaggttttttgtgtttattttcattttgaaatgaatcaggtttttttattcatcagtcACACTGTTACAgtttcagatatttatttagttatttaaagGGGTTACtgagatgtatttatttttgtcataatttaatgtattttaattcatgattaatttaacttaatttatttttcttgttgtcGTTTTAAAGGTTGTatcttgtttcatttgaataaaagcagaaatcaGCACCAACTAAAAGcttcattttcccttttttacacttaaaaatatatatttatttaatattctataaaaaatgtttcaacatcAAATCACCAACAGGTTTCAAACAGGCTGGTTTATATCTTAACCTGTTaaaagtgatgaagatgatgtttgTATAAGTTGAATAAAAGAGTTTAAATTACAACAAGTAACTTTTATTTAGTGTTCATTCTGGCGCCCcatgtggactaaagtggtactGCATCTGAGCACCCGACTCCCTTtggaaaacctctcattttactgcagcagggtctgacagtctgatcctctcagtcctggttctggttctcccggtctccagcagcatggtgtcggtgttgactcccagagaggagaagctctgctccctggaggaggaggaggaggaggaggaggaggaggaggaggaggaggaggaggaggagacactgctgctgctgggagctgagctctcctcctccctccggagctccgTCTGCAGGTCGAATGGTGTggtgaagccggatctgggtctgtccacagtggactggtctctgatggacattacgttacattacattacattagagtcatttagcagacgcttttctccaaagcgacttacagtcagtagtatgttacatatcattcacccattcacacactgatgacaggctaccatcaaggtgccaccatcagactctaactaacattcatcatccagtccacaccgatggccttcaggagcaacttggggttaagtgtcttgcccaaggacacatcgactgccaaagctgggtatcgaaccaccgaccttctgattggagaactaccacTTGCCCCCCGGGTCTGTCCACAGTGGATTGGTCTCTGATGGacctgggtctgtccacggtggattGGTCTCTACTGGAGTCTgatctgaaggagtttctggtgaaccttcatgatttcatctggtttctccagaatccgacccggtggctccgatgacgagctttaagaataactttatagaaacagacgatcttctctctgatggtctgtttactgatggaggtctatagaggatcaggactacacTGAGACTGGTTCCTCACTGTTactaaaagtagtaataccacagtgtagaagtactctgttacaagtaaacatcctgcattcaaaatgttatttaagtaCCAAAAGGGTTACGCAGAAAGACCCATCTcagattcatatttattatattattgaatattaatattattgatgcattaaacagaaagacagaaagaaaaagaaacacatacaggagacataaataaagatacactgaaagaaagaaagaatacattagagaacacacagaaagaaaaagacacagaaagaaaattaaaaacactagaaagcatttaaaaaagaaaaaagaaagaaatgcagaaacaaaaggaagacaaagaaaaaaagaccaaaaataaaaataaataaataaataaaacaaagatacaccgaaagaaagaaacacagaaagacaaaaaaagcactgaaataaataattaaagaaagacagaaacaaagattTCCTCTGTGGATATGTGTTTAATTCCTGTGACATCACTCTGACATCACTCGGATATCACCGTGTTCCCCGGCTCCTGCACCAATCACACGGAGGAACTCCCCCTCAGCTGGTGATGTAATGAAACCCTCACAGGATGGATCTGTGGTTACACCGATCCCCCACCACCACACGCTCGTTAACCAGGCTCGTTAGCTAATCAATTAACTCCTGATTAATCTAACATTCTATCATTCATAATAAATTCCTCTaatctaaaacaaaacaaaataatttaagataataaaatgagtttaaatgttaagtggttgttgttgttttgtcattgtgtgttttattcagaTTTCTTTCAATTTGTTGTATAAGATGTCATCAATCGCCATAttttttgaaacagaaaaattTTAAGGTAAAGTCTCatacatttgaaatgaatgaaagtgttgtaaaaacaattaatttacaaaagaaaaatcattgtcaaaagttaaaaacaagttAGGATTTCCTTATTGCcttttttagtattttacatacattttcctttaacaAACTTTATCTGACAGTATCACATGTATATTTTAAGTTACATgtatttaaacctttatttatcattttagacATGTTTTACACAAATCCAGTGTGACATGTTTGAAACATTGATATCTCCACTAACattgaaaatcaaacaaaacttGAGTTTTTACTGATTTGTCTAACGGTGGAAAAGTCAGAATATCTCAGACTTGTTGTTTATATTTAAGCCTCTCTTTTAATTTGTCTACAGTCACCTTTATGTTCCGTAATGTTCttaataaaatcacaaatatatggatataaatgacattttgtcAACCAGATTCACAaatgagaagaaataaaataccaaaaaagagaaaacagcatttcagaaaatactaaaagttgtctttttcttgttctttgtttggaagctttacattttttttaccttaaagaAAAATTAACTTTGACTTAGGATTCATTTCTTCACCTGACATGAATGGAGTGCGTGTGCTTTGAGTCAGGTGTGATGTTTGGAGGGGTTTCCCCTCAAACCAAACCAGAGGACGGGGCTTTTTCTCACTCTGAGGACAGAAAAGGTGTCGTcggaacataaaaaaaaagagaacttcTCCAAAAGTTTAGAATAACTGAATCATCAGTGAGACGGATGAATGTGGAGGTTTGGCAAAGTcaacacaacaagaaaacaagaaaaaggtcACATGTTTAGTCCATTTTGTTTAAACACCAACTCAGAAACTGAATTAATCATGAATGAAAGACTACGATGTCGTCATGTGTGTCATTAAAAATATAGTTTagtgtttaaaaatgtctcaataattTCCTCAAAACATCTTGAAATAGaacatttgttggggactatttttagcAGAGGATTAATCCACATTCGGTGCTCtggtgagtatttgtggcatCAGGATGTCATACTAATGTATACATAGtgtgccaaaaataccaggatgttctactacATCCTGTGGCATTTCACAGTATGCAAGTCAGCAagcttttctggctattctgacccacaatcctttgcatTAGCTAGCAGGTAAaggagcaagagggtcaaagttcaagggcCAATGTTGTGGGGAGGTAGTAGGACCCAATCAGGTtacaacctccagttctgaaaagtgaagtcaaagcttcatgtgttaaagctgcattctctctcctgtccagcagggggcgactcctctggttgtatagaagtctatgagaaaatgactctacttctctcttgatttattccctcagtaaacattgtaaacatgagtttatggtctcaatctctagtttcaagtcttcttcaatacagcatgatgttcatttagtaaatgatgctccatttagagtcaaacagaccataaagcaggggatgctttagggcggggctacacactgattgacaggtcgacaccagagacgtatacggcgtctctacgtcactcctcctcagtccatatatggtcacttccggtTCACTGGAATATCAAACTTGAGGCTTCTAAACAttcgtccacaaaccaatgagtgtcgtcacggtgactacgtcctcttcttatattcagtctgtgGTCCAGACTGAATACATACTGCGTGTAACAGTAtgaactaaaagtaaaaaagacaaagtaggTCATTTGGAACACAGTGAAATGAAACATCACCACACTCACCTTTTATACCCACAGCTGTGATAAACCAACGTGAACCCAATTCATTTCACAAAATTAAAAGTTTGCTTTGAATTTGTCAATTCCCTTTTAAATCCATCCTCTAACATGCccctttaaaaacacttaatatGATATAGAATACATTTTCAGGACGCCAAGtgacacaaatcaaacacacctgacAATGATCCACGAGCAACAGGTGCTGAATGCTGCTCATTTCATCACAGGTGATCTGCTTAATTCAGAGAAGTCTGTGAGGCTGGGACCGGAGAGGACAAGAATAATGGTTTTACTGAGACCAGACaggactggttgtactgggacgACAAGAGGATTGGTTTAACTGGGACCATTTTGtgctactttatatttctattacTTTGCAGACTACCTTTCTCCCAGAACAGGTGTACTAATATCACTAATGATGCCTCTGTACTATAGAAGTggtttgaacatttttaactAAACTACAAGAACCTAAAAGGTGATTATGACCAAAGATTCATcctcaaaaaaggtcataattataaaataaaagtagtaaatCATGGATTCCCAGCAGAATTTATGAGCCTAAGAAGGAATTTATAGCAGTTTCATCAGAAACTGCTGTAAATTCCTCCAAACAGAATCAAAAATCCACCTGTGAAACCTCTTCCTGTTTGTATCAGAGGGTGTGAGGTGGGGATACCCACGTTATGTACATTCGTCTCTCAACACCTGAGCATCAACAACAGAATCTACCTGCTTCCTGCTGAGCTCAGCACTAAattcactttctcttttaaagctgaaaagaaaatgtaaaattaagACAAATGTTTGGGGATTGGAAAAGCAgagttttatatattgtattgtattcaactttatttgtgTCCTGACAGCAGTAGTGGAAGTGTTCAGACTCTACAGTcttaaaagtactaataccacactgtgaaaatactccattcgaagtaaaagtcctgcattcaaaaccttaatgaagtaaaagtatgcaCGTATTAAATGTTACCTGTTTTGCTTGCATGCTTCGAAACCAAAAAAATCACCGTGGATgttgacatatatgtatatactgtatgtgtgtgtgtgtatatatatggttgttgttttttgggggggttatTTGGTTGAAATGAGCATTTATTCACTgctttttgtatgtatttggtAAAGATCCGGCACTAGAAGATGGCTTGCTATTGGTCAACGGCGTGGAAGTAAAATTCAAGTTACTTTGCCTTTTGTGAATAAATCCCACACAgcaagtctatgagaaaatgactctacttctctcttgatttattccctcagtaaacattgtaaacatgagtttatggtctcaatctctagtttcaagtcttcttcaatacagcatgatgttcatttagtaaatgatgctccatttagagtcaaacagaccataaagcaggggatgctttagggcggggctacacactgattgacaggtccacaccagagacgtatacggcgtctctacgtcactcctcctcagtccatatatggtcaatTCCTGTTCACTGGAATATCAAACTCGAGGCTTCGAAACAttcgtccacaaaccaatgagtgtcgtcacggtgactacgtcctcttcttatattcagtctgtgGTCCAGACTGAATACATACTGCGTGTAACAGTAtgaactaaaagtaaaaaagacaaagtaggTCATTTGGAACGCAGTGAAGTTAAACATCACCACACTCACCTTTTATACCCACAGCTGTGATAAACCAACGTGAACCCAATTCATTTCACAAAATTAAAAGTTTGCTTTGAATTTGTCAATTGCCTTTTCAAACAGTTATCAACATCCCAAAACCAAAATATCAATGTCCAAAAACCTAAATGGTGAcgtccaaaaaccaagatggttaAGGCCAAAAAAGACAACGACAAATCCCAGATGGCAAAGTcctaaaaccaagatggcgacggctaaaTTGTCAAACTCGTCAAAACCGTAGTTCACAAAGCAGTGGGTGATGTCACGTGACTATGTCCTCCTCTTTATATATAGTCTATGATTTAATCCACTGATCGCAGCATTTCTATTGAAATcaatttttccattttaaatgtGGGCGTGACGAACCACCACACATCAACCGTATTGACGTTTTTGGTGAACGTTGTTGGAATgattaaataagaaatgtttgTAGAGGAtgttttgaaaagagaaaaggccAAACAGCCTCCTGGAGGTCCTTTTTGTTATCTGGTCAGATGTTCGTCCAGCTTCGTctcatttacaataaaaacattttcccttCCAGTGCTGACCGTCCTCTGGTTTCACTTTCTTCTACGGTTTTACTGTGATTCCCTTCTCCTGTATGCTGCGCTGATATTCTCACTGTTCCTGCAGTTCAATTTTCAATTGTTTCCAGAGAATtatgtcactctctctctgtgaataTAAATAACTTTGTGCAGCTGACAAGAAAGGCCTCATATTTAGTTTCCTTTAAATTAAAACGGGGACTGTTTGAGCATTACCCAGTAGAAACACTTCACACCCAGCCGGGGTGTCTGCTATGACATAACTTCCTGTCTTCATCTGGATATTCTTCTTCTGTGCATCAATCGAATCCACGTAACCATGAATGGGGAAGTCTAAATACCACAGAAATCCTCACAGGGTCAATGGAAGGGGAGGcagacgggtcaaacaaacgcTGTTCATGTCacgtgtgaaacgagaagttaTTTTACCCCAAACCAGAACATTTTCTGAAACCAAACTAAGTATTTTATCATCTTTTCTGATGAGTAGTTTTCTGTgaaaatggaagtttatttatatGCATGTATCCAGCTGAGTTTGCCAAACTATTTCAACAGTTAAAGCATACAGTTAAAACATACATAACTGTTACACATGTTGTTACTTAAAGCTAACCTTTTCACCGGCATCTATTACTTTTAGCTCTCATCTTAACTCATTAAGCTTCTTTTAGCGTATATATTCAATAGTTAAGGCATACTTTTAGTTCATTTTTagttaattattaatgttatcCATGACTTTTATTAGCTGTtacaaatgttattgtttttagttAACCGTTTCAACAGCATCTATTACTTTAGCTCTTTGAATCATTCATTAGGCTACTTATAGCCAACTATTTCAACAGTTAAAGCCTagttttagttcatttttagttaaatatttaaactattaATGTTATCCGTTACTTTTACATAACTGTtacaaatgttattgttttaaactaaaagtTTACTTTTAGCACTTTTAATAACTCATTAGGCTTCTTTTAGCGTACTAATTCAATAGTTAAGGTAtacttttggtttatttttaggTAACGATTGAtgttatccattacttttaccTAATTGTTACAAATAGTTTTACTTTAAGCTAACCATTTTACATGCATCTATTACTTTTcgctctttttattatttattagccTACTTTTAATTCACTTTTAGGTAACTTTTAATGTTGTCCATGACATTTACCTAACTTTCCGAATGTTATAACTTTAAGCTAACTTTTTCACCTGCATCTATTACTTTTAGCACTTTGAATCATTAATTAGGCTACTTATAGCCAACTATTTCAACAGTTAAAGCCTAGTTTTagttaaatatttgttaaatatttttaactattaataTTATCCGTTACTTTTACATAACTGTtacaaatgttattgttttaagcTAAAAGTTTCACCTGCATCTATTACTTTTAGCTCTATTAGTTATTCATGTggctacttttacttcatttttagGTAACTTTCAATGTAATCTATTACTTTGACCTAATTGTTACAAATGTTGTTACTTTAAGCTAACTTTTTCACCTGCATCTATTACTTTTAGCTCTTTAAATCATACATTAGGCTACTTATAGCCAACAATTTCAACAGTAAAAGCctagttttagtttatttttagttaaCTATTAAtgttatccattacttttatcTCATTGTTACAAATTGTATTACTTCAAGCTAACCGTTTCACCTGCGTCTATTACATTTCACTAtttttatcattcattattctacttttacttaacttcTAGGTAACTATTCATGTTCTCCATGACTTTAATCTaactttacaaatgtttttgttttttaccaagCTTTTCAGCTGCATGTATAACTTTTTCTCTGCTAGCTAATACAACTTCTATGAACTTTATGGTgcttatcatttatttttctctggctcagtcggtagagctgCTCCTCATTTTTCCGCTTGtccaagtgtccttgagcaagacaatAAACCCCAAAGTTGCTTCCTTGGTACTACACTACTATTACAGAAGCTCACTGCTCCTGGTGCTGAGGATGGGTTTAGATgcagaggtcaaagttcacgTCTGTGACGATAAATGAACATAAATGGTTCCGAACGGTTTCCATCGTGTTTCTAATGGATGGAATGATTTTGGAATGATTCCGACGCCGGCTGCAGCGTCACTTCAACTCAAAACTCTCTTCACTACGCTGAGTTGCATGAAACTGCCGGCCTCTATCAGGAAACCATTAGCGCTCCCAATGTGGCCAGTAAAACCATTAATTACATAAAACATTGAGTGATGTGCATATCTGCAAGGAGCAGATGATAGGTGTTTAACATACATGAGTGGGAGACCCCTCACCCACTTCTATGAAGTTTGGTGATTTAAAGGAAACTGCACAACCACATTTTCACACCTAGATCATCGCTGCAtcacacgctctctctctctccccgacGCGTCTCTCTCTGGAGTTATGTATAAAAGGTTTCaccatgaactcaaacagttAGAAACAACTTCAGGGGCAAGAGGCACTCGACTGTTAAGACAGCCGGTCAGACCGCCACAAAGTGATACCGCCAGACAGCCAGACAGCCGGACAGGTCTTTGGTCGCTCCGTCGAGGGATTTGAAAAAAGGCCCCATTCAGGCTTGGGAATCGAACTAGCGGACAGCGTGCAAGAGTGTCAGGGTACAAGCGGCGATACGATGGTTGCCACGGCGAAAGCGGtggtctgtctgtccttctggTTGATCGTCTGTCAGGTCCAAGGCGCCTACATCACTCAAGACATGAACAAAACCATCCAAAACCTCCTAAAGCACTACGTGagtatactactactactgctgttGTGCTTATACTACATCAGTTTTTTCTGTGCAGTACTTCAGAAGActgtttcctcctgctgctttcaaactcaccacaaacacacaaacacgcgcacacacacacacacacacacacacacacacacacacacacacacacacacacacacacacacacacacacacacacattgactaAATGTACGTTTAACGAACGGTTCTGGCAAGTTTTCCAACTTGTAAATTATTGAATGTGTACTTCAGGAGCAGGACTTTCCCTTGATGGTACATTCAAGGACACTCAGACTTCTGAGATTTAAGAATATAGTTTGCCATCAACATCCGTTTAAGTGCAGGAAACAACCGCATTCACGCTGTATTTTAGgggttaattttttttctctctttgctttgCAACAGGTGACACATAAATCTCAGATGTCTGATAGTCCTTGAACGAACCAACAAGAGTTTTAATGCATAAGTCTAGACTGTCTAAATGCAGTGTATGAAAGGACCATATAGAAAATCTTTTTCACAACTTGATTATCTGATATCAGAGCACAGCAACAACAATGTCTCTGAAGTCTCAGATGTCGGAGCGTCCTTAAATGCACCAAGAAGGTTTTTAATTGAGTCCCTGAAAGTAGATATTAGAGAAGATATCATATTCATGTAATCCTTCACAATGTGGGTGattattatttgtctttaatttGATTATCTGACAACCGAGGTTATCAGAAATAATTCGTATAATTAGATGTCAGATTGACCTTAAATGCATCACGAAGGACAGTTCgggaaataactttttaattattatcttaACAGAGCTCGTTAACAACGGAGCCTCTAAAGTCTCAAATGTCAGCGCGTCCTTGAATGCACTAATacgattatttttttctagggAAGTAAAAGAAACTACCAAAACCcctttttccaacttttttgattattatttgtccttgaatgcaccagtaattataataatttgtgtatatttacaaagaaaatgctCTTCTTTGCAGACGATTGAACCGTGGAAGATATTCAACGGGACCCCGGTCTTCTCCAAAGATCCACTCGCTGGAAAAATGGAGGTAAATAAAAGTCAACTTTTTAAAGGATCAATGGAACAATTTAACTTATATACATCTACAAATAGGAACATAAAGTCACGATGTTTTATATACATGATTCAACTGTTCACCTCTAAGCTCACATTCTTT is drawn from Anoplopoma fimbria isolate UVic2021 breed Golden Eagle Sablefish chromosome 23, Afim_UVic_2022, whole genome shotgun sequence and contains these coding sequences:
- the LOC129112774 gene encoding interferon gamma 1-like; this encodes MSSWCGSLCLLVLLGVALVSGSPCQFVSENMQQTHESIADVLKLKEQEIGSNPLFSSVIKSINTSCQRKVHVMNATLNVYTRIFSSILQNNQHHDGTRTSLLDGLQSDSERSGVKSALTEYQHKIEELRRHLGQVNQDREDVLSKLKKIEVDDPLVQKRALAQFKEVYQAASLIGSTRCGHAHSSSAE